The Metabacillus litoralis genome contains a region encoding:
- a CDS encoding YwaF family protein has translation MEGIFFPQTDHAFTLFSPVHLGTLFIFILLIVFIYLVRDVLRQEPYNKIARMTLFFIMLFSEISLHIWLYWFDSWTYTHSLPLHLSSITILLSAVMLLTKSYSLFEFTFFAGVGSAIQAMITPDISHYTFPHFRYVHFFVSHGSTVLANLFMVFVSGFRPEFKSIWKAFIWLNVYAAFIFVLNLILGGNYMYISRKPVNPSMIDYFGQWPWYIIPLEFVALGTFFLLFLPFWLVKLTSKIK, from the coding sequence CCTGTTCATTTAGGAACTCTCTTTATCTTTATTCTACTTATTGTTTTCATTTATTTAGTAAGAGATGTTCTAAGACAAGAACCTTATAATAAAATTGCGCGTATGACTTTATTTTTTATTATGTTATTTTCAGAAATCAGCCTACATATATGGCTATACTGGTTTGATTCTTGGACATATACTCATTCTTTGCCTTTGCACCTTAGTAGCATTACGATTCTATTATCTGCTGTTATGTTGTTGACCAAATCATATTCATTATTTGAGTTCACATTCTTCGCTGGTGTTGGTAGTGCGATACAAGCTATGATTACACCTGATATTAGTCATTACACATTTCCTCATTTTCGATATGTCCATTTTTTTGTATCACACGGAAGTACTGTTCTTGCAAATTTATTTATGGTGTTTGTTAGTGGATTCCGTCCTGAATTTAAATCAATTTGGAAGGCCTTTATATGGTTAAATGTTTATGCAGCGTTCATCTTTGTCTTGAATCTAATTCTTGGTGGTAATTATATGTACATTTCTAGAAAGCCTGTTAATCCATCTATGATTGATTATTTTGGACAATGGCCGTGGTATATCATTCCTTTAGAGTTTGTGGCACTAGGAACATTTTTTCTGTTATTTCTCCCTTTTTGGCTTGTAAAATTGACTTCTAAAATCAAGTGA